Proteins co-encoded in one Neofelis nebulosa isolate mNeoNeb1 chromosome 2, mNeoNeb1.pri, whole genome shotgun sequence genomic window:
- the LOC131505360 gene encoding phospholipase A2 group V isoform X2 has translation MKGLLTLAWFLACSVPAVPGGLLDLKSMIEKVTGKNALTNYGFYGCYCGWGGRGTPKDGTDWCCWVHDHCYGRLEEKGCHIRTQSYKYRFARGLVTCELGPLCQVQLCACDRKLVYCLKRNLRSYNPRYRYFPNILCF, from the exons ATGAAAGGCCTTCTCACGCTGGCTTGGTTCCTGGCTTGTA GTGTGCCTGCTGTGCCAGGGGGCTTGCTGGACCTCAAGTCCATGATTGAGAAGGTGACCGGAAAGAACGCCCTCACGAACTACGGCTTCTACGGCTGTTACTGTGGTTGGGGCGGTCGGGGGACCCCCAAGGACGGCACCGATTG GTGCTGCTGGGTGCATGATCACTGCTACGGGCGGCTGGAGGAGAAAGGCTGCCACATCCGGACACAGTCATACAAATACAGATTTGCACGGGGACTGGTCACCTGCG AGCTCGGGCCCCTCTGCCAAGTGCAACTCTGTGCCTGTGACCGGAAGCTCGTCTACTGCCTGAAGAGGAATCTGAGGAGCTATAATCCTCGTTACCGATACTTTCCCAACATCCTCTGCTTCTAG
- the LOC131505360 gene encoding phospholipase A2 group V isoform X1, with the protein MRAGPAAGAGAEAGPGRTPEMKGLLTLAWFLACSVPAVPGGLLDLKSMIEKVTGKNALTNYGFYGCYCGWGGRGTPKDGTDWCCWVHDHCYGRLEEKGCHIRTQSYKYRFARGLVTCELGPLCQVQLCACDRKLVYCLKRNLRSYNPRYRYFPNILCF; encoded by the exons ATGAGAGCAGGCCCGGCCGCAGGAGCAGGAGCGGAGGCCGGGCCGGGAAG aaccCCAGAGATGAAAGGCCTTCTCACGCTGGCTTGGTTCCTGGCTTGTA GTGTGCCTGCTGTGCCAGGGGGCTTGCTGGACCTCAAGTCCATGATTGAGAAGGTGACCGGAAAGAACGCCCTCACGAACTACGGCTTCTACGGCTGTTACTGTGGTTGGGGCGGTCGGGGGACCCCCAAGGACGGCACCGATTG GTGCTGCTGGGTGCATGATCACTGCTACGGGCGGCTGGAGGAGAAAGGCTGCCACATCCGGACACAGTCATACAAATACAGATTTGCACGGGGACTGGTCACCTGCG AGCTCGGGCCCCTCTGCCAAGTGCAACTCTGTGCCTGTGACCGGAAGCTCGTCTACTGCCTGAAGAGGAATCTGAGGAGCTATAATCCTCGTTACCGATACTTTCCCAACATCCTCTGCTTCTAG